The following are encoded in a window of Mycobacterium vicinigordonae genomic DNA:
- a CDS encoding enoyl-CoA hydratase, whose translation MPDSGIATLAPVDGLRVKLTDGVLAVSIDRPESLNSLTIRVITGLADAMEAAAGDPAVKVVRLGGTGRGFSSGAGISADDMSGDGGAPPDEIILEINRLIRAITALPHPVVAVVQGPAAGVGVSIALSCDIVLASEKAFFMLAFTKIGLMPDGGASALVAAAIGRVRAMRMALLPDRLTATQALDWGLVTEVYQAEEFESEVDKVIARLLAGPAVAFAKTKAAINAATLTELDGALEREFCGQSGLLQAPDFKEGTKAFQERRAPNFTDS comes from the coding sequence ATGCCCGATTCAGGAATCGCCACCCTTGCACCCGTCGACGGCCTGCGGGTCAAGCTGACCGACGGGGTGCTCGCGGTGAGCATCGACCGCCCCGAGAGCCTCAACTCGCTGACCATCCGGGTCATCACCGGACTCGCCGACGCCATGGAGGCCGCCGCCGGCGACCCGGCGGTCAAGGTGGTGCGGCTGGGCGGAACGGGCCGTGGCTTCAGCTCTGGCGCAGGCATCAGCGCCGACGACATGTCCGGCGACGGCGGCGCCCCACCCGACGAGATCATCCTCGAGATCAACCGGCTGATCCGCGCCATCACCGCACTGCCGCACCCGGTGGTGGCTGTCGTGCAGGGGCCGGCGGCCGGTGTCGGCGTGTCCATCGCGCTGTCCTGTGACATCGTATTGGCATCCGAGAAGGCGTTTTTCATGCTCGCCTTCACCAAGATCGGCTTGATGCCCGACGGTGGCGCGTCGGCGCTGGTCGCCGCCGCGATCGGCCGGGTTCGGGCGATGCGGATGGCGCTGCTGCCCGATCGGCTTACGGCGACCCAGGCGCTGGACTGGGGCCTGGTCACCGAGGTCTACCAGGCCGAGGAGTTCGAATCCGAGGTGGACAAGGTGATCGCCCGTCTGCTGGCCGGCCCGGCGGTGGCATTCGCCAAAACCAAGGCCGCAATCAATGCCGCCACGCTGACCGAACTGGACGGCGCGCTGGAGCGCGAATTCTGCGGCCAGTCC
- a CDS encoding 3-hydroxyacyl-CoA dehydrogenase yields the protein MLIRDAVAVVTGGASGLGLATTKRLLDAGAQVVVLDLRGEDTVAELGDRARFAQADVTDEAAVSAALDLAESLGPLRINVNCAGIGNAIKTLSKDGPFPLDGFKKVVGVNLIGTFNVLRLAAERIAKTDPIGPSDSPERGVIINTASVAAFEGQIGQAAYSASKGGVVGMTLPIARDLSRELIRVVTIAPGLFKTPLLGSLPEEAQKSLGKQVPHPARLGDPDEYGALAVHIVENPMLNGEVIRLDGAIRMAPR from the coding sequence GTGCTGATCAGGGATGCTGTCGCGGTCGTCACCGGGGGAGCGTCGGGCTTGGGCCTGGCCACCACCAAACGACTGCTGGACGCGGGAGCGCAGGTCGTTGTGCTGGACCTGCGCGGTGAGGACACCGTTGCCGAGCTCGGCGACCGAGCGCGCTTCGCGCAGGCCGATGTCACCGATGAGGCCGCCGTAAGCGCGGCACTCGACCTGGCCGAGTCCCTGGGCCCGCTGCGCATCAATGTCAATTGCGCGGGCATCGGCAACGCGATCAAAACCCTGTCCAAGGATGGTCCGTTCCCGCTCGACGGCTTCAAGAAGGTAGTAGGGGTCAACCTGATCGGCACTTTCAACGTGCTGCGGCTGGCCGCCGAGCGGATCGCCAAGACCGACCCCATCGGCCCCTCGGATTCCCCGGAGCGCGGCGTCATCATCAATACCGCCTCGGTGGCCGCGTTCGAGGGGCAGATCGGCCAGGCCGCTTACTCGGCTTCCAAGGGTGGGGTCGTCGGCATGACGCTGCCGATCGCGCGTGATCTGTCCCGCGAGTTGATCCGAGTGGTGACTATCGCACCCGGACTGTTTAAGACCCCGCTACTGGGTTCGCTGCCCGAAGAAGCGCAGAAGTCGCTGGGCAAGCAGGTGCCGCATCCGGCGCGGCTGGGTGACCCCGACGAATACGGCGCGCTGGCCGTGCATATCGTCGAGAATCCGATGCTCAACGGCGAGGTGATCCGCCTGGACGGAGCGATCAGGATGGCGCCGCGGTAG
- a CDS encoding MMPL family transporter produces the protein MLQGIARLAIRAPRRIIGIAVLVFIAAAVFGIPVANSLSPGGFQDPNSESARAISVLSDKFGQSGQQMLILVTAPTGANGAQARKVGTDLVDQLKESPLVYNATSPWTGPPETAADLVSRDGKSGLIVVNLKGGENDAQKNAQTLSDRIVHDRDGVTVQAGGAAMEYAQINKQNQADLLVMEMIAIPFSFLVLVWVFGGLLTASLPMALGALAVVGSMAVLRLVTFTTEVSIFALNLSTALGLALAIDYTLLIISRYRDELAEGCDREHALIRTMATAGRTVIFSAVTVALSMAATVAFPMYFLKSFAYSGVATVAFVATASIVVTPAAIVLMGPRLDTLDVRRLLRRIFRRPEPVHKPVEQLFWYRSSKIVMRRWLPLGGAVIALLLLLGLPFFSVKWGFPDDRVLPSSASAHRVGDQLRSNFERDMATAVPVVIPDARGLSPDDLSQYAAALSQIPDVAAVSAPTGTFVAGKPQGPPSAATGMTDGSAFLTVSSTAPLFSEASDTQLKRLHQVAGPGGRTVAMAGVAQVNRDSVDAVTDRLPLVLGMMAAVTVVLLFLLTGSVVLPVKALVLNVLSLTAAFGALVWIFQDGHLGALGTTPSGTLVANMPVLLFCIAFGLSMDYEVFLVSRIREYWLVSGAARPATPNPAEAHAANDESVALGVARTGRVITAAALVMSMSFAALIAAHVSFMRMFGLGLTLAVAADATLVRMVLVPAFMHVMGRWNWWAPKPLVWLHERFGISEGGAALDESVATPQPVATAVDTGTSPALRNGNEVHVEVTRNG, from the coding sequence ATGCTGCAAGGGATCGCTCGACTGGCCATCAGGGCACCCCGACGAATTATTGGGATCGCGGTTTTGGTTTTTATTGCCGCGGCCGTCTTCGGCATCCCCGTCGCCAACAGTCTTTCGCCGGGCGGCTTCCAGGACCCCAACTCCGAATCGGCCCGCGCCATCTCGGTGCTGAGCGACAAATTCGGCCAGAGTGGCCAGCAGATGCTGATTCTGGTGACTGCACCCACCGGTGCCAACGGCGCCCAGGCCCGCAAGGTCGGCACCGACCTGGTTGACCAGCTCAAGGAATCGCCGCTGGTCTACAACGCCACCTCGCCGTGGACCGGGCCGCCCGAAACCGCCGCCGACCTGGTCAGCAGGGATGGCAAAAGCGGGCTGATCGTGGTCAACCTCAAGGGCGGCGAGAACGACGCGCAGAAGAACGCGCAAACCCTGTCCGACCGGATCGTCCACGACCGAGACGGCGTCACCGTCCAGGCCGGCGGCGCGGCCATGGAGTATGCCCAGATCAACAAGCAGAACCAGGCCGACCTGCTGGTCATGGAGATGATCGCGATCCCGTTCAGCTTCCTGGTGCTGGTGTGGGTGTTCGGCGGGCTGTTGACGGCCTCGCTGCCGATGGCATTGGGCGCGCTGGCCGTCGTCGGGTCGATGGCCGTGCTGCGGCTGGTCACCTTCACCACCGAGGTGTCGATCTTCGCGCTGAACCTGAGTACCGCGCTGGGCCTGGCCCTGGCGATCGACTACACGTTGCTCATTATCAGCCGCTACCGCGACGAGTTGGCCGAGGGCTGCGATCGCGAACACGCGCTCATCCGGACCATGGCGACCGCGGGTCGTACGGTGATCTTCTCGGCCGTCACTGTGGCACTGTCCATGGCGGCGACGGTGGCGTTCCCGATGTACTTTCTCAAGTCGTTCGCTTACTCCGGCGTGGCTACGGTCGCCTTCGTGGCGACCGCGTCGATTGTGGTCACCCCGGCGGCCATCGTGCTGATGGGACCGCGGCTGGACACGCTGGACGTGCGACGGCTGCTGCGCCGGATCTTCCGGCGTCCCGAACCGGTGCACAAGCCGGTGGAGCAATTGTTCTGGTACCGATCCAGCAAGATCGTGATGCGCCGCTGGTTGCCGCTGGGAGGCGCGGTAATCGCGCTGCTGCTCCTGCTCGGCCTGCCGTTCTTCTCGGTCAAGTGGGGCTTTCCCGACGACCGCGTGCTGCCGAGCTCGGCGTCCGCGCACCGGGTGGGAGACCAACTACGCAGCAACTTCGAGCGCGACATGGCCACCGCGGTGCCGGTAGTCATTCCCGACGCGCGCGGCCTGAGCCCGGACGATCTGAGTCAGTACGCGGCCGCGTTGTCGCAGATCCCCGACGTAGCCGCGGTGTCGGCTCCGACCGGGACATTCGTCGCCGGCAAGCCGCAGGGGCCTCCGTCAGCGGCCACCGGCATGACCGACGGCAGCGCGTTTCTCACCGTCAGCAGCACCGCGCCGCTGTTCTCGGAGGCCTCCGACACCCAGCTCAAGAGGCTCCATCAGGTGGCCGGCCCGGGCGGCCGAACCGTCGCGATGGCCGGGGTCGCGCAAGTTAACCGCGACAGTGTCGATGCCGTCACCGATCGACTGCCGCTGGTGTTGGGGATGATGGCTGCCGTCACGGTCGTGCTGCTGTTCCTGCTCACCGGAAGCGTGGTGCTGCCGGTTAAAGCGCTGGTGTTGAACGTGCTGTCGCTGACCGCGGCGTTCGGCGCGCTGGTGTGGATCTTCCAGGACGGCCACCTCGGCGCGCTCGGGACTACCCCGAGCGGGACGCTGGTCGCTAACATGCCGGTGTTGTTGTTCTGCATCGCGTTCGGGCTATCGATGGACTACGAGGTATTTCTCGTCTCGCGGATCCGCGAATACTGGCTGGTTTCGGGGGCGGCCCGGCCGGCAACGCCAAACCCCGCCGAGGCACACGCCGCCAACGACGAGAGCGTCGCGCTTGGTGTGGCGCGCACCGGTCGCGTGATCACCGCGGCCGCCCTGGTCATGTCGATGTCATTCGCCGCGTTGATCGCGGCCCACGTGTCCTTTATGCGGATGTTCGGGTTGGGACTGACACTGGCCGTTGCGGCCGACGCCACGCTGGTGCGGATGGTCCTGGTACCGGCCTTCATGCACGTAATGGGCCGCTGGAACTGGTGGGCACCCAAGCCGCTGGTGTGGCTGCACGAGCGGTTCGGGATCAGCGAGGGAGGTGCTGCGCTGGACGAGTCCGTCGCGACCCCGCAGCCAGTGGCCACCGCCGTCGATACGGGCACAAGTCCGGCCCTGCGCAACGGGAACGAGGTTCACGTCGAGGTGACACGCAATGGTTGA
- a CDS encoding TetR/AcrR family transcriptional regulator: MSVRALRRQRAPRGLGDRLRHEILDAATELLLETGRARAVSIRSVAERVGVTSPSIYLHFKDKDALLDAVCVRYLDQLDREMTLAGSGQPCTIEVLRAQGLAYVRFALQAPELYRLATVSAERSGGAVAVAMHRAAFRHVRAAVRKLIDEGRYRADSAGTVALALMTAAHGVATVLIAKPQLPFGDVDAFADRMFGAVLCGHLVAGMVGAEATSQQMVEWVMQHRVLGQR; this comes from the coding sequence ATGTCGGTGCGGGCGTTGCGACGCCAGCGTGCACCCCGCGGGTTGGGGGATCGGCTACGTCACGAAATCCTCGATGCGGCAACCGAATTGTTACTCGAGACCGGTCGGGCCCGGGCGGTGTCCATCCGATCGGTCGCGGAACGGGTGGGCGTCACGTCACCGTCGATCTACCTGCATTTCAAAGACAAGGACGCCTTGCTGGATGCGGTGTGCGTGCGCTATCTGGACCAGCTCGACCGAGAGATGACGCTGGCCGGCAGCGGGCAGCCCTGCACCATCGAGGTGCTGCGTGCCCAAGGACTGGCCTACGTGCGGTTTGCGCTGCAGGCGCCTGAGCTATACCGGCTCGCTACGGTCAGCGCCGAACGATCGGGTGGCGCCGTCGCCGTTGCCATGCATCGCGCGGCGTTTCGGCACGTGCGAGCCGCCGTACGGAAACTGATCGACGAGGGGCGCTACCGCGCCGACAGTGCGGGCACGGTTGCCCTGGCATTGATGACGGCCGCGCACGGCGTGGCAACTGTGCTGATCGCCAAGCCGCAGCTGCCCTTCGGTGACGTCGACGCGTTCGCCGACCGGATGTTCGGCGCGGTCTTGTGCGGTCACCTGGTGGCCGGAATGGTCGGTGCGGAAGCGACATCTCAACAGATGGTGGAGTGGGTTATGCAGCATCGCGTACTGGGGCAACGATGA
- a CDS encoding CaiB/BaiF CoA transferase family protein translates to MAGPLNGLRVVELAGIGPGPHASMILGDLGADVVRVERPSSGPRGVVKDAMSRSRRLVGADLKSEEDRELVMRLIAKADVLIEGYRPGVTERLGLGPEDCAKVNERLIYARMTGWGQTGPRSQQAGHDINYISLNGILHSIGRKGERPVPPLNLVGDFGGGSMFLLLGILSALYERQSSGKGQVVDAAMIDGSSVLVQMMWQMRASGMWTDTRGTNMLDGGAPYYDTYECADGRYVAVGSIEPQFYAALLAGLGLAGADLPDQNDVSRWPELRAILTETFGSRDRDHWAKVFAESDACVTPILAFGEVETEPHITERNTFYEVNGGLQPMPAPRFSRTSPEQPRRAESGDIEAVLADWE, encoded by the coding sequence ATGGCGGGACCACTCAACGGATTGCGTGTTGTCGAGCTGGCCGGCATCGGCCCCGGCCCGCATGCCTCGATGATTCTCGGGGACCTCGGCGCCGACGTGGTACGCGTCGAGCGTCCCTCGAGTGGGCCGCGCGGTGTGGTGAAGGACGCGATGAGCCGCAGCCGGCGCTTGGTGGGCGCCGACCTGAAGTCCGAAGAGGACCGCGAACTGGTCATGCGGCTGATCGCCAAGGCCGACGTGCTGATTGAGGGCTACCGCCCCGGTGTCACCGAACGTCTGGGCCTGGGCCCCGAAGACTGCGCCAAGGTCAACGAGCGGTTGATCTACGCCCGGATGACCGGCTGGGGACAAACCGGACCGCGCAGCCAGCAGGCTGGCCACGACATCAACTACATCTCGCTCAACGGCATCCTGCACTCGATCGGCCGCAAAGGGGAGCGGCCCGTGCCGCCGCTGAACCTCGTAGGTGACTTCGGTGGCGGCTCGATGTTCCTGTTGCTGGGCATCCTGTCGGCACTGTACGAACGCCAGAGTTCCGGCAAGGGCCAAGTGGTCGACGCCGCGATGATCGACGGCTCCAGCGTGCTCGTGCAGATGATGTGGCAGATGCGCGCTTCGGGCATGTGGACTGACACCCGCGGTACCAACATGCTCGACGGTGGTGCGCCCTACTACGACACCTACGAGTGCGCCGACGGGCGCTACGTCGCGGTCGGCTCCATCGAACCGCAGTTCTATGCGGCGCTGCTGGCCGGCCTCGGGTTGGCGGGCGCCGACTTGCCGGACCAGAACGACGTCTCGCGCTGGCCGGAGCTGCGGGCGATCCTGACCGAGACATTCGGCAGTCGCGACCGCGACCACTGGGCCAAGGTGTTCGCCGAGTCCGACGCTTGCGTCACGCCGATCCTGGCGTTCGGCGAAGTGGAGACCGAGCCGCACATCACCGAGCGCAACACGTTCTACGAGGTGAACGGCGGCCTGCAGCCGATGCCGGCGCCGCGCTTCTCGCGGACCTCTCCGGAGCAGCCGCGCCGAGCGGAGTCGGGGGACATCGAAGCGGTACTAGCGGACTGGGAATAG